One Colius striatus isolate bColStr4 chromosome 10, bColStr4.1.hap1, whole genome shotgun sequence genomic region harbors:
- the TSPAN1 gene encoding tetraspanin-1: MGCFTFIKVIMILFNLAIFLGGGALLGVGIWVSRDSDSFVDIFGPVSSSVLQVVNVSYFLIVIGAILLVIGFLGCCGAQKESKCLLMMFFSVVLIIFIAEVAAAVVALVYTSLAGTLLTATVTPALRDKYGEDNGFTKIWNLTMNELKCCGLNNYTDFNNSYWLEEHGTYPDYCCRDRIPCTSTVAAQSNVTGCFQQILTEIKTNGGVVGGVAAGIAALEIAAMAVSMYLYCHLDKK; this comes from the exons ATGGGGTGCTTCACCTTTATCAAGGTTATCATGATCCTCTTCAACCTGGCCATCTTC CTTGGTGGCGGGGCCCTCCTGGGAGTTGGCATCTGGGTCTCCAGAGACTCAGACTCGTTTGTGGATATATTTGGGCCAGTCTCCTCTAGTGTCCTGCAGGTTGTGAATGTGAGCTACTTCCTCATTGTCATTGGAGCCATCCTGCTGGTCATCGGCTTCCTCGGGTGCTGCGGTGCCCAGAAGGAAAGCAAGTGCCTCCTGATGATG TTCTTCTCAGTGGTGCTGATCATCTTCATTGCTgaagttgctgctgctgtcgtGGCTCTGGTCTACACCAGTCTT gCAGGGACGCTGCTGACAGCCACAGTGACCCCAGCCTTGAGGGACAAGTATGGGGAGGACAATGGTTTCACAAAGATCTGGAATCTCACCATGAACGAG cTCAAATGCTGTGGCCTGAACAACTACACAGACTTCAACAACTCCTATTGGCTTGAGGAGCATGGCACCTACCCAGATTACTGCTGTAGGGACAGGATTCCCTGCACCAGCACGGTCGCTGCACAATCGAATGTCACG GGTTGTTTCCAGCAGATCCTGACAGAAATCAAGACCAACGGGGGAGTGGTGGGCGGTGTGGCAGCCGGCATCGCTGCCTTGGAG ATCGCAGCCATGGCGGTCTCCATGTACCTGTACTGCCACCTGGATAAGAAATGA